In Geopsychrobacter electrodiphilus DSM 16401, a single window of DNA contains:
- a CDS encoding Glu/Leu/Phe/Val family dehydrogenase, with protein MNTIEFDDLGPARLVQLYDPQTGLRAMVVVDNIALGIAIGGVRISPSVSLQEVARLARTMTMKSAIAGLDHGGGKAGIIADPKQQNIEQLVRAFARMMQGVEDYVPAPDMGSDERMMVWIKEEIGRVLGLPEEIGGLPLDKLGATGYGLAECAEIACQHLKTPLQNARVAIQGFGSVGRAAARFLVEKGAIIVAVSDTSGTLTDPQGLEIDKLIAHKLTNEEIRDAGQGEYLVRDAVFASDCDILIPAATPDVINASNMHQVKARLILEGANIPITREAEDTLTRKGVRIVPDFIANAGGLIMAAMEYRQKSAEEAFVAITRKIQKNTEQILRKAQKEDILPRAAAEQLALERVKAAMTVRNLSYPWK; from the coding sequence ATGAATACCATCGAATTTGACGACCTTGGCCCGGCCAGACTGGTGCAGCTCTACGACCCGCAAACAGGGTTGCGCGCCATGGTGGTGGTCGACAATATCGCCCTCGGGATCGCCATCGGCGGGGTGCGCATCTCTCCCAGCGTCAGCCTGCAGGAAGTGGCCCGACTGGCCCGCACCATGACCATGAAGAGCGCCATCGCCGGACTCGACCATGGTGGTGGCAAGGCCGGGATCATCGCTGACCCCAAGCAGCAGAATATCGAACAGCTGGTGCGCGCTTTTGCGCGAATGATGCAGGGGGTCGAGGATTACGTCCCGGCGCCCGACATGGGTTCCGACGAAAGGATGATGGTCTGGATCAAAGAGGAGATCGGCCGGGTGCTCGGCCTGCCCGAGGAGATCGGCGGTCTGCCGCTCGACAAACTGGGGGCGACCGGCTACGGTCTTGCCGAGTGTGCCGAGATTGCCTGTCAACACCTCAAAACGCCCTTACAAAATGCCCGCGTGGCGATTCAGGGTTTCGGTAGCGTCGGACGCGCAGCGGCAAGGTTTCTGGTCGAGAAGGGTGCGATCATTGTCGCCGTCAGTGATACGAGCGGAACCCTGACCGATCCGCAGGGGCTCGAAATCGACAAGCTGATCGCACACAAACTCACCAACGAAGAAATCCGCGATGCGGGCCAAGGGGAATATCTGGTCAGGGACGCGGTATTTGCCAGCGACTGCGATATCCTGATCCCGGCAGCCACCCCTGACGTCATCAACGCCAGCAACATGCATCAGGTCAAGGCGCGTCTGATTCTCGAAGGAGCCAACATCCCCATCACCCGTGAAGCCGAAGACACCCTGACCCGCAAGGGGGTGAGGATCGTTCCCGACTTCATTGCCAATGCCGGTGGTCTGATCATGGCGGCGATGGAGTACCGCCAGAAGAGTGCCGAAGAGGCCTTTGTCGCCATCACCCGTAAAATCCAGAAGAATACCGAACAGATTCTACGCAAGGCCCAAAAGGAGGATATTCTCCCCCGGGCTGCCGCAGAACAACTGGCCCTTGAAAGGGTCAAGGCGGCCATGACGGTGCGCAATCTGAGTTATCCGTGGAAATAG
- a CDS encoding NADH-quinone oxidoreductase subunit C, with product MNRAKIIRFRHGASVPLSELPRLDFGQFRESLLEEIAAGARVSSFFGQPTSEGLDLFAILSHDWQGKLALLHTRVGSSYPSFTPDCPQLHLFEREIAEQFGIRPAGHPWLKPVRFHNSWVEAADIWGRDPQKHPIPGDMEFYRVEGEEVHEVAVGPVHAGVIEPGHFRFQCHGEEVLSLEISLGFQHRGLEQQLVGGPYPSSIYQIEAAAGDTSIGHTKAYAQVLESLAGVEAPPRAYGIRSIALELERLANHVGDIGALAGDTGFLPTASFCGRLRGDYLNLTADLCGSRFGRGLVRPGGVGFGLDDALRDKILKRLDILEPETRGAIELCFDAPSVLARFEGVGKLSTDTAEELGMVGVAARACGLIRDARLHHPFGSGRVRFDTPVIETDGDVFARANVRRREIYASHDLIRESLHKLVASETRAPLGPLTPNSLAVSICEGWRGEIVHVGLTDEQGKLARYKIVDPSFHNWNGLAMVLRGEQISDFPLCNKSFNLSYCGFDL from the coding sequence ATGAACCGGGCTAAAATTATCCGCTTTCGGCATGGCGCATCGGTCCCTTTGAGCGAGCTGCCGCGTCTCGACTTTGGCCAATTTCGTGAGTCATTGCTCGAAGAGATCGCCGCTGGCGCGCGAGTCTCCAGCTTTTTCGGCCAGCCGACCAGCGAAGGGCTTGATCTCTTTGCCATCCTCTCCCACGACTGGCAGGGAAAGCTGGCGCTGCTCCACACGCGCGTCGGCAGCAGCTACCCGTCTTTCACCCCGGACTGCCCGCAGCTCCACCTGTTCGAACGTGAGATTGCCGAGCAGTTCGGCATCCGCCCCGCTGGGCACCCCTGGCTCAAACCGGTGCGCTTTCACAACAGCTGGGTCGAGGCTGCCGACATCTGGGGCCGGGATCCGCAAAAACACCCGATCCCCGGTGATATGGAATTTTATCGGGTTGAGGGGGAAGAGGTTCACGAAGTCGCGGTCGGACCGGTGCATGCCGGGGTGATTGAACCAGGGCATTTCCGCTTTCAATGCCACGGCGAAGAGGTGCTGAGCCTCGAGATTTCCCTCGGGTTCCAGCACCGCGGGCTGGAGCAACAGCTGGTTGGCGGCCCCTACCCCTCCAGCATTTATCAGATCGAAGCCGCGGCAGGCGATACCAGTATCGGTCACACCAAGGCCTACGCGCAGGTGCTTGAGAGTCTGGCCGGAGTTGAAGCCCCCCCGCGCGCCTATGGCATACGTTCCATTGCGCTGGAGCTGGAACGCCTGGCCAATCATGTCGGTGATATCGGGGCCCTGGCGGGCGACACCGGTTTCCTGCCGACCGCCTCCTTCTGCGGCCGACTGCGCGGTGATTATCTCAACCTCACAGCCGACCTTTGCGGCAGTCGTTTCGGTCGCGGGCTGGTACGACCGGGCGGTGTCGGCTTTGGGCTGGATGATGCGCTGCGCGACAAAATCCTCAAGCGGCTGGATATCCTCGAACCTGAAACCCGCGGCGCCATCGAACTCTGCTTCGACGCTCCATCGGTGCTGGCACGGTTCGAAGGTGTCGGCAAGCTGTCGACCGACACGGCCGAAGAGCTGGGCATGGTCGGCGTCGCCGCCCGCGCCTGTGGCTTGATCCGTGATGCCCGCCTGCACCATCCCTTTGGCAGCGGCCGCGTCCGATTCGACACCCCGGTGATTGAAACCGATGGCGATGTTTTTGCCCGCGCCAACGTCCGCCGCCGCGAGATCTACGCCTCGCATGACCTGATCCGTGAGTCCCTCCACAAGCTGGTCGCCAGTGAGACCCGTGCCCCCCTCGGGCCCCTGACACCAAATTCACTGGCTGTCTCTATCTGTGAAGGCTGGCGCGGTGAAATCGTGCATGTCGGGCTCACGGATGAGCAGGGCAAACTGGCGCGCTACAAGATTGTCGACCCTTCATTTCATAACTGGAACGGCCTGGCAATGGTCCTGCGCGGCGAACAGATTTCGGATTTTCCGCTATGCAACAAGAGCTTTAACCTCTCTTACTGCGGGTTTGACCTTTAA
- a CDS encoding methylated-DNA--[protein]-cysteine S-methyltransferase, which translates to MSQDDYQRVAQAIRFMRDRQFDQPELDEVAAHLDLSPFHFQRLFQRWAGVSPKRFLQYLTSQYAKTQLKLSASLLETSWEVGLSGSGRLHDLFVVVDAVTPGEFKTGGQGVEIRWGVHSSPFGACLIGVTTRGICALSFVDHDQEAAFLRLRQDWPNAQLTPDKLLTRATLDEVFRLLKRSDQKPLPLLLKGTNFQLQVWQALLRIPPGQITSYGKLARGMGAPNSSRAVGSAIGANPIAWLIPCHRVLRSDGLVGGYRWGEERKLAILGQEFARADQP; encoded by the coding sequence ATGAGCCAAGATGACTACCAGCGCGTTGCACAAGCCATCCGTTTTATGCGTGACAGACAGTTTGACCAGCCGGAGCTCGATGAGGTTGCCGCTCACCTTGATCTCAGCCCTTTCCATTTCCAACGTCTTTTCCAGCGCTGGGCGGGCGTCAGTCCCAAGCGTTTTCTGCAATACCTGACCAGCCAGTACGCTAAAACTCAGCTCAAGCTCTCGGCCTCCCTGCTTGAAACCAGCTGGGAGGTTGGCTTAAGCGGTAGCGGTCGCCTGCATGACCTGTTTGTCGTGGTGGATGCCGTCACCCCCGGTGAGTTCAAAACTGGCGGTCAGGGGGTTGAGATCCGCTGGGGTGTTCACTCCTCCCCCTTCGGTGCATGCCTGATCGGGGTTACCACCCGCGGCATCTGCGCCCTCAGCTTTGTTGACCATGATCAAGAAGCGGCATTCCTGCGCCTGCGACAAGATTGGCCCAACGCCCAACTGACCCCGGACAAACTTCTCACCAGAGCCACCCTGGATGAGGTTTTCCGGCTGCTTAAGCGGTCAGATCAGAAACCCTTGCCCCTGCTTTTAAAAGGGACCAATTTTCAGCTTCAGGTCTGGCAGGCCCTTTTGCGCATTCCGCCGGGGCAGATTACCAGCTATGGCAAATTGGCCCGTGGCATGGGCGCACCCAACAGCTCACGGGCCGTCGGCAGCGCCATCGGCGCTAACCCGATCGCCTGGCTGATCCCCTGCCATCGGGTGTTGCGCAGTGACGGACTGGTTGGCGGTTATCGCTGGGGCGAAGAGCGCAAACTGGCTATTTTGGGGCAGGAGTTCGCCCGGGCCGACCAGCCCTGA